The following are encoded in a window of uncultured Sphaerochaeta sp. genomic DNA:
- a CDS encoding beta-N-acetylhexosaminidase — translation MNYQKSLLPYPSGEIMHLKGNYISSAVLTIAFQSSCFSGRASFLKEYLERFLGKKVILGSESENPDLLIIEKKDLVDEEGYLLEVGTPGCRLSSTSWRGIFTGIQTYIQLVTSNETLQCCRITDSPALSWRGLMLDVARSFCPLEELLGIIDTMALHKLNVLHWHISDDQGWRFPVDGYPALVSEKREYYSRDDINYVVAYAEKRNIMIVPEVDMPGHMTAALSAYPNLSCTGGPFVIPAGEGIFKDILCVGKADTIAFAKKVVDTLCSFFPSPYIHLGGDEIPLDRWVTCPDCQHRMQELGYKDEKALLGWFCNEIAAYVREKGKTTILWSDYVDASYDSSIITQVWNPLLGNQKRTHNGRQTIKSDYFHSYLDMSYSLVPLSRVYRYGKRVQKDRKKNTAVLGAELLLWTEYLNTRETREAHLYPRLLAGAESFWTKESKLSYTRFKRILMHVIQQVSDNKNNVNKPSTWDPPLLRQIKARRARKKRITANSKEAGISL, via the coding sequence ATGAATTATCAGAAATCTCTTCTTCCCTATCCATCAGGCGAAATAATGCATCTGAAAGGAAACTATATTTCCTCAGCAGTTCTTACTATAGCATTCCAGAGTTCCTGTTTTTCCGGACGTGCCTCTTTTCTTAAGGAATATCTGGAGAGATTTTTGGGCAAGAAGGTAATCCTTGGAAGTGAGTCGGAGAATCCAGACTTACTTATTATCGAGAAGAAAGATCTAGTTGACGAGGAAGGATACCTTCTGGAGGTAGGAACTCCTGGGTGTAGGTTGAGCTCCACCTCTTGGAGGGGAATCTTCACAGGTATCCAGACATATATTCAACTGGTAACGTCCAATGAAACACTACAGTGCTGTAGGATTACTGATTCACCGGCTCTCTCATGGAGGGGCCTTATGTTGGATGTTGCTCGATCTTTCTGCCCACTTGAAGAGTTGCTGGGAATCATTGATACCATGGCCCTGCACAAATTGAATGTTCTGCACTGGCATATAAGTGATGACCAAGGATGGAGATTTCCTGTGGATGGATACCCTGCATTAGTGAGCGAGAAACGGGAATATTATTCGAGAGATGATATCAACTACGTGGTTGCATATGCAGAGAAAAGAAATATCATGATAGTCCCTGAGGTAGATATGCCTGGGCACATGACTGCTGCCCTTAGTGCATATCCCAACCTGAGTTGCACAGGGGGGCCTTTTGTAATTCCAGCAGGAGAGGGCATATTTAAGGATATTCTCTGTGTGGGGAAGGCTGATACCATTGCTTTCGCGAAAAAGGTAGTGGACACGCTTTGTTCGTTCTTCCCTTCACCCTATATTCATCTTGGGGGTGATGAGATCCCATTGGACCGTTGGGTGACCTGCCCTGATTGTCAACATCGTATGCAGGAGTTGGGATATAAAGATGAGAAAGCATTGCTTGGATGGTTCTGCAATGAGATTGCTGCCTATGTAAGAGAGAAAGGTAAAACCACAATCCTTTGGAGTGATTACGTTGATGCTTCGTATGATTCCTCAATAATTACACAAGTCTGGAATCCGCTTCTAGGGAACCAGAAGAGAACCCACAACGGCCGCCAGACCATTAAGAGTGATTATTTCCATTCCTATCTTGATATGTCTTACTCTTTGGTTCCTCTATCCAGAGTATATCGATATGGCAAGAGGGTACAGAAGGATAGGAAGAAGAATACAGCAGTGTTGGGTGCGGAATTGCTGCTCTGGACAGAGTACCTGAATACTAGGGAAACACGGGAAGCTCATCTCTATCCGCGGCTGTTGGCAGGGGCAGAGTCATTCTGGACGAAAGAATCCAAGCTTAGCTATACCCGATTTAAACGAATTCTAATGCATGTCATACAGCAGGTCTCGGATAATAAGAACAACGTGAACAAGCCCTCTACTTGGGATCCTCCGCTTCTGAGGCAAATCAAGGCACGGAGAGCTAGAAAGAAACGGATAACAGCAAACAGCAAGGAAGCTGGGATTTCACTCTGA
- a CDS encoding carbohydrate ABC transporter permease, producing MKKSMTFGKILAYMLMITFTLLTVVPLLWMILSSFKPHALIVRQPLVPPFTFYTENFILSWVQGHLGIYFLNSIVYSLSATFVTVMLAMSSGYALSKFHYRSGKVIYGLYTLGLLITVHSVIVPLFIMETKLGISNTRLGVILPYIAFGLPFQVFLATTYVKGIPDSMQESAIIDGATFLEIFAKIIIPVATPILSTMFIYTFLGNWNEFVLVLTLTSDMMIRSLPVGINSFAGGMSRDYGLQFAALVIGTVPMIIFYMIFKDKIAQGFAAGSLKE from the coding sequence ATGAAAAAATCAATGACCTTTGGAAAAATCCTAGCATATATGCTCATGATTACCTTCACGTTGCTGACGGTGGTACCTCTTTTGTGGATGATTCTCAGCTCATTCAAACCGCACGCCTTGATTGTTCGCCAGCCTTTGGTTCCACCGTTCACATTCTATACAGAGAATTTCATTCTTTCTTGGGTACAAGGCCACCTGGGAATTTATTTCCTCAACAGTATTGTGTACTCCCTGAGCGCAACCTTTGTAACGGTGATGCTTGCTATGAGTAGCGGCTATGCGCTTTCAAAATTTCACTATCGCTCTGGCAAGGTTATCTATGGGCTCTACACCCTTGGTTTACTTATTACGGTGCATTCAGTCATCGTCCCTCTCTTCATTATGGAGACCAAGCTAGGGATTTCCAATACAAGGCTGGGAGTCATACTGCCTTATATTGCCTTTGGGCTTCCTTTTCAGGTTTTTCTTGCAACCACCTACGTGAAAGGTATTCCTGACTCAATGCAGGAGTCAGCTATCATTGATGGGGCAACCTTCTTGGAAATTTTTGCGAAAATTATCATACCAGTGGCGACGCCTATTCTGTCGACCATGTTTATCTACACGTTTTTAGGAAACTGGAATGAGTTTGTCTTGGTCCTGACCCTGACCAGCGATATGATGATCCGTTCTCTTCCTGTTGGAATCAATAGCTTTGCCGGGGGGATGAGTCGGGATTATGGACTGCAATTCGCCGCGTTGGTTATCGGTACTGTACCTATGATCATTTTTTACATGATTTTCAAAGATAAGATTGCCCAGGGTTTTGCTGCTGGGTCCTTAAAGGAATAG